In Mobula hypostoma chromosome 13, sMobHyp1.1, whole genome shotgun sequence, the following are encoded in one genomic region:
- the LOC134355381 gene encoding venom prothrombin activator oscutarin-C catalytic subunit-like isoform X2: MTLALSYGIILLFLTGCHTNDVFLQKPSALQLLSRIRRANNLVEEVRQGNLERECVEETCSKEEAREVFEDDSKTESFWQLYAAKLRCNSMICQNNGTCWNTTIGPQCKCLRGFNGTFCETDINECDLTPACPPGTTCVDGINKFTCICPAEGCYANSESDSHEEIAIDL; this comes from the exons ATGACGCTCGCCCTAAGTTATGGGATCATCTTGTTGTTTCTCACTGGCTGTCACACAAATGATG TCTTCCTACAGAAACCTTCCGCTCTGCAGCTCCTGTCTCGAATCCGCAGAGCAAACAACCTTGTAGAAGAGGTTAGACAAGGGAATCTGGAGCGAGAGTGTGTGGAAGAAACATGCTCAAAGGAAGAAGCCCGAGAGGTTTTTGAAGATGATTCCAAAACG GAATCCTTCTGGCAACTCTACGCAG CCAAGCTGAGGTGTAATTCAATGATCTGTCAAAATAATGGGACCTGTTGGAACACCACCATAGGACCACAATGTAAATGTCTCAGAGGATTCAATGGAACCTTCTGTGAAACAG ATATCAATGAGTGTGACTTAACGCCCGCATGCCCACCAGGAACAACTTGTGTAGACGGAATCAACAAGTTCACCTGCATTTGCCCAGCTGAAGGATGCTATGCAAATTCAGAATCAGACAGTCATGAAGAGATTGCTATAGACTTATAA